The Pseudomonas bijieensis DNA window CGGTGTCCCGATACTAACGCCGGCCCTATGGCTGCTGATTATGAAAATCACCAACGGGCCGTTCGATTTTGAGTATTGAGATTCGCTGGCTGCACGCCTAGTCTGTGCTCATCGGCCCAGGGTTAAACCAATGAAAACCGTCCCGCCCGTTCACCGCATTGCGCTCCTGTTCAACGGCAGCAAGATCTACGACCGCGGCATCATCAGTGGCATCGGCAACTACCTGAGCAGCACGCGCGCGTCCTGGGACTTGTTCCTCGAAGAAGATTTTCTCTGCCGCTTGAAAGGCATCGAGCGCTGGCAAGGTGACGGGATCATTGCCGACTTCGACGACCCGCTGATTGGCGAGGCGCTGGCCGGGATCAAGCTGCCGGTGGTGGCGGTGGGTGGTTCGTATCAGGATGAACGCGCTTATCCGAAGGGCATTCCCTATGTCGCCACCGACAACGAAGCGTTGATGAAGTTGGCCTACGAGCACCTGGTCGAGGCCGGGTTGACCCGTTTTGCCTGTTTCAGCCTGCCTGAAGCACAAGCCAATCGCTGGGCCCAGGAACGGGAAAAGGCCTTTCGCCGGCTGATGCAGCGCGATGGCCTGCACGCCGAGGTCTATCGCGGCATGGGCACCAGCGCACCGCTCTGGGACAGCGCCGTCGAACAGCAGATCGCCTGGCTGCAAAGCCTGCCCAAACCCATCGGCATCATCGCCGTCAGCGACGCGCGCGCCCGGCAGCTGCTGCAAGCCTGCCTGACCGCCGGGATCGCCGTGCCCGAGCAAGTGGCGTTGATCGGCATCGACAACGACCCGCTGACCCGCAGCCTGACGCGGGTGCCGCTGAGTTCGGTGATCCAAGGCACCGAAACCATGGGCCGCACCGCCGCGCGCCTGCTCCATCAAATGCTGCACGGCATGCCGTCCACGGGCACACAGATTCTGATACCGCCTGATGCGATCAATGTGCAGGTTTCGAGCCTGCACCAGCCGTTGGGCAACCCTTATGTGATGCAGGCAATGCTCTTCATCCGCCAATACGCCTGCCAGGGCATCAAGACTGCCCAGGTGGCGGCCTATGTGGGCGTGTCGCGTTCATCGCTGGAATCGCACTTTCGCAAGGAGCGCGGCTGTAGCGTCCACGACGAAATCCTGCGCTTCAAACTGGCCGCTGCCGCCAACGGACTGGAAAACACCAACTCGCCGATTGCCGACATTGCCCAGAATTGTGGCTTCAAATCGGCGCAGTACCTGCATACGGTGTTTCGCCGTGAGTTCGGCTGCACGCCTCGGGAATATCAGCAGGGAGCCAATACGGCCACTCACTGACCCACGGCCGAACCGCTCTTGTGGCGAGGGGATTTATCCCCGCTGGGGCGCGAAGCGGCCCTGAAACCTGGCAGCCTGGTGTGTCAGGTTGATTGAGTGGATAACATTGGAGCTGCTGCGCAGCCCAACGGGGATAAATCCCCTCGCCACAAAGGCACGGTGAGCCACCGCCACAAGGGGTACACCATCGAGTCTTCCTTGTGGCAAGGTTGCTGGCTTCATCGAATATTTAGGGAAGGATTGAATGACGCTCAGGGTGATGGTGGTCGGCGGGTATGGAAACTTTGGCAGTATCGTTTCCAGGCACCTGGTGGTGATGCCAGGCGTAAAGTTGGTGATTTCAGGGCGCGACACCCAAAAACTG harbors:
- a CDS encoding XylR family transcriptional regulator, producing the protein MKTVPPVHRIALLFNGSKIYDRGIISGIGNYLSSTRASWDLFLEEDFLCRLKGIERWQGDGIIADFDDPLIGEALAGIKLPVVAVGGSYQDERAYPKGIPYVATDNEALMKLAYEHLVEAGLTRFACFSLPEAQANRWAQEREKAFRRLMQRDGLHAEVYRGMGTSAPLWDSAVEQQIAWLQSLPKPIGIIAVSDARARQLLQACLTAGIAVPEQVALIGIDNDPLTRSLTRVPLSSVIQGTETMGRTAARLLHQMLHGMPSTGTQILIPPDAINVQVSSLHQPLGNPYVMQAMLFIRQYACQGIKTAQVAAYVGVSRSSLESHFRKERGCSVHDEILRFKLAAAANGLENTNSPIADIAQNCGFKSAQYLHTVFRREFGCTPREYQQGANTATH